The Juglans regia cultivar Chandler chromosome 2, Walnut 2.0, whole genome shotgun sequence genome includes a window with the following:
- the LOC108993469 gene encoding cycloeucalenol cycloisomerase-like, with the protein MGGAKSESEAAASHCSSLWLAPDPSKRWGELFFLCYTPFWLTLCLGIVVPYKLYESFTELEYLVLGLISAVPSFLIPMLFVGKADSHMSWKDRYWVKASLWIIIFSYVGNYFWTHYFFTVLGASYTFPSWKMNNVPHTTFLLTHVCFLFYHVTSNITLRRLRHSVADLPEKVRRVTEAAWILILAYFIAYLETVAISNFPYYEFVDRASMYKVGSLFYAIYFIVSFPMFLRIDEKPGDSWELPRVAVDALGAAMLVTIILDLWRIFLGPIVPDSKQCLQPGLPWFPAHANET; encoded by the exons ATGGGCG GTGCAAAATCGGAATCGGAAGCGGCTGCTTCCCATTGCTCGAGCTTGTGGCTCGCTCCTGACCCGAGCAAGCGATGGGGCGAGCTCTTCTTCCTCTGCTACACTCCCTTCTGGCTCACTCTCTGCTTGGGGATCGTCGTCCCCTACAAGCTCTACGAG AGCTTTACAGAATTGGAGTATCTAGTTCTGGGATTGATTTCAGCAGTTCCTTCGTTCTTGATACCAATGCTATTTGTTGGAAAG GCTGATAGCCATATGTCTTGGAAGGATCGTTATTGGGTCAAG GCGAGTCTCTGGATTATAATCTTTAGCTATGTTGGGAATTACTTTTGGACCCACTATTTCTTCACAGTTTTGGGAGCTTCTTATACCTTTCCATCGTGGAAAATGAACAAT GTACCACACACAACTTTCCTTCTCACACATGTTTGCTTTCTATTTTATCATGTTACATCAAACATAACACTTCGCCGACTACGGCATTCTGTTGCTGACTTGCCGGAGAAAGTTCGTAGGGTTACTGAGGCTGCATGGATTCTGATTCTTGCGTATTTCATAGCATACCTTGAGACTGTAGCCATTTCCAAT TTCCCTTATTATGAATTTGTGGATCGGGCATCTATGTACAAAGTTGGGTCCTTGTTTTATGCCATCTACTTCATTGTAAGCTTCCCCATGTTTCTGAG AATTGATGAGAAACCGGGTGATTCATGGGAATTACCCAGAGTGGCTGTCGATGCTCTCGGTGCTGCAATGCTGGTTACTATAATACTTGATTTGTGGCGCATCTTTCTAGGACCTATTGTTCCAGATTCAAAACAGTGCCTTCAACCAGGATTGCCATGGTTTCCAGCACATGCCAATGAAACTTGA
- the LOC108993342 gene encoding protein ROOT INITIATION DEFECTIVE 3-like isoform X2, producing MQKKCFRIPIYRCLHRVSHSEDMDKGREALVVCSDKSMGIGITIWDMATGDHLLHIPTSASPAHGFLCLRKQFLVASQIHRNGSIGGGAIFIWALNKPQPPLRSYPVEAIGPLSCTNDGIYLAGGALSGNAHLWEIASGRLLKTWHAHHKSVNCLLFSNDDSLLISGSEDGMICVWSVISLIDMEDSRNLPPLLHYSSEHLSSITSLLTASGSSSSLLVSSSLDGTCKVWDFVTGRLIQTQVYPLGVTASVLHSEEEILFCGGAITALTISGLGLISASADCTICIWDVVNRMIIRRFNHQKGAVTNMVVIPQSSLLSASNHLGVLNQFHVSLLDKYPQPANSSKGTATLLSLPRSFKGTQTSFDSRSTHSSNQHMSDLEKEQTPAAMQMKVETCIENRMWATRMTKHVMEMNKHLQSRLLDLMQCRLLWPTEIDSTTSKKTKKLKVESILQGAEEPQSST from the exons ATGCAAAAAAAATGCTTCAGAATTCCTATATATCGATGTTTACACAGAGTTTCACACTCAGAAGATATGGACAAGGGTAGGGAGGCTTTGGTGGTTTGCAGTGATAAGAGCATGGGAATTGGCATAACGATATGGGATATGGCGACGGGGGATCATCTCCTACACATACCCACCAGTGCTTCCCCTGCTCACGGGTTTCTGTGCTTGAGAAAGCAGTTCCTTGTAGCCTCTCAGATTCACAGAAATGGATCTATTGGTGGTGGAGCCATCTTTATCTGGGCATTGAATAAG CCTCAACCACCCCTTCGGAGTTACCCTGTGGAGGCCATTGGGCCACTTTCTTGCACAAATGATGGCATATATCTAGCGGGTGGGGCACTTTCTGGAAATGCTCATCTTTGGGAG ATTGCTAGTGGAAGATTGCTCAAGACTTGGCATGCTCATCACAAATCTGTGAATTGCTTGCTATTTTCCAATGATGATTCTCTTCTTATTTCTGGGTCAGAGGATGGTATGATCTGTGTTTGGTCAGTAATTAG TTTGATAGACATGGAAGATTCCAGAAACTTGCCTCCTTTGTTACATTATTCATCAGAGCATCTATCCTCTATCACCAGTCTGCTGACAGCATCAGGCAGCTCAAGTTCACTTTTAGTATCAAGCTCCCTTGATGGTACATGCAAG GTTTGGGACTTTGTCACCGGAAGGCTTATTCAAACTCAAGTTTATCCTCTAGGAGTAACTGCAAGTGTGCTTCACTCAGAAGAGGAGATTTTGTTCTGTGG TGGAGCCATAACTGCATTGACCATCAGTGGATTGGGTCTGATATCCGCATCTGCAGACTGCACCATCTGCATATGGGATGTAGTCAACCGGATGATCATCCGGAGATTCAACCATCAAAAAG GGGCAGTAACTAATATGGTGGTGATTCCGCAATCCTCACTGCTTTCTGCATCAAACCATTTGGGAGTTTTGAACCAGTTTCATGTTTCTTTGCTTGACAAGTATCCTCAGCCAGCCAACTCATCCAAGGGAACAGCCACTCTCCTTTCCCTGCCTCGTTCCTTTAAGGGAACGCAAACTTCCTTCGATTCGCGAAGCACTCATTCATCAAACCAGCATATGTCAGACTTGGAG AAAGAACAAACACCGGCAGCCATGCAAATGAAGGTGGAAACATGCATAGAGAATCGGATGTGGGCCACAAGAATGACAAAGCACGTCATGGAGATGAATAAGCATTTGCAGTCACGTTTGCTTGACTTGATGCAGTGCAGATTATTATGGCCAACTGAAATTGACTCTACCACatccaaaaaaacaaagaagctgAAGGTTGAGAGTATACTACAAGGGGCAGAGGAACCACAATCTTCAACTTAA
- the LOC108993342 gene encoding protein ROOT INITIATION DEFECTIVE 3-like isoform X1: MQKKCFRIPIYRCLHRVSHSEDMDKGREALVVCSDKSMGIGITIWDMATGDHLLHIPTSASPAHGFLCLRKQFLVASQIHRNGSIGGGAIFIWALNKPQPPLRSYPVEAIGPLSCTNDGIYLAGGALSGNAHLWEIASGRLLKTWHAHHKSVNCLLFSNDDSLLISGSEDGMICVWSVISLIDMEDSRNLPPLLHYSSEHLSSITSLLTASGSSSSLLVSSSLDGTCKVWDFVTGRLIQTQVYPLGVTASVLHSEEEILFCGCVDGRIFVNKLDIGLLEDSFFVAEDQAVVLKGHNGAITALTISGLGLISASADCTICIWDVVNRMIIRRFNHQKGAVTNMVVIPQSSLLSASNHLGVLNQFHVSLLDKYPQPANSSKGTATLLSLPRSFKGTQTSFDSRSTHSSNQHMSDLEKEQTPAAMQMKVETCIENRMWATRMTKHVMEMNKHLQSRLLDLMQCRLLWPTEIDSTTSKKTKKLKVESILQGAEEPQSST; this comes from the exons ATGCAAAAAAAATGCTTCAGAATTCCTATATATCGATGTTTACACAGAGTTTCACACTCAGAAGATATGGACAAGGGTAGGGAGGCTTTGGTGGTTTGCAGTGATAAGAGCATGGGAATTGGCATAACGATATGGGATATGGCGACGGGGGATCATCTCCTACACATACCCACCAGTGCTTCCCCTGCTCACGGGTTTCTGTGCTTGAGAAAGCAGTTCCTTGTAGCCTCTCAGATTCACAGAAATGGATCTATTGGTGGTGGAGCCATCTTTATCTGGGCATTGAATAAG CCTCAACCACCCCTTCGGAGTTACCCTGTGGAGGCCATTGGGCCACTTTCTTGCACAAATGATGGCATATATCTAGCGGGTGGGGCACTTTCTGGAAATGCTCATCTTTGGGAG ATTGCTAGTGGAAGATTGCTCAAGACTTGGCATGCTCATCACAAATCTGTGAATTGCTTGCTATTTTCCAATGATGATTCTCTTCTTATTTCTGGGTCAGAGGATGGTATGATCTGTGTTTGGTCAGTAATTAG TTTGATAGACATGGAAGATTCCAGAAACTTGCCTCCTTTGTTACATTATTCATCAGAGCATCTATCCTCTATCACCAGTCTGCTGACAGCATCAGGCAGCTCAAGTTCACTTTTAGTATCAAGCTCCCTTGATGGTACATGCAAG GTTTGGGACTTTGTCACCGGAAGGCTTATTCAAACTCAAGTTTATCCTCTAGGAGTAACTGCAAGTGTGCTTCACTCAGAAGAGGAGATTTTGTTCTGTGGGTGTGTAGACGGAAGAATTTTTGTCAACAAGCTTGATATTGGACTATTGGAGGACTCTTTCTTTGTTGCAGAAGACCAAGCAGTTGTGTTAAAAGGACACAA TGGAGCCATAACTGCATTGACCATCAGTGGATTGGGTCTGATATCCGCATCTGCAGACTGCACCATCTGCATATGGGATGTAGTCAACCGGATGATCATCCGGAGATTCAACCATCAAAAAG GGGCAGTAACTAATATGGTGGTGATTCCGCAATCCTCACTGCTTTCTGCATCAAACCATTTGGGAGTTTTGAACCAGTTTCATGTTTCTTTGCTTGACAAGTATCCTCAGCCAGCCAACTCATCCAAGGGAACAGCCACTCTCCTTTCCCTGCCTCGTTCCTTTAAGGGAACGCAAACTTCCTTCGATTCGCGAAGCACTCATTCATCAAACCAGCATATGTCAGACTTGGAG AAAGAACAAACACCGGCAGCCATGCAAATGAAGGTGGAAACATGCATAGAGAATCGGATGTGGGCCACAAGAATGACAAAGCACGTCATGGAGATGAATAAGCATTTGCAGTCACGTTTGCTTGACTTGATGCAGTGCAGATTATTATGGCCAACTGAAATTGACTCTACCACatccaaaaaaacaaagaagctgAAGGTTGAGAGTATACTACAAGGGGCAGAGGAACCACAATCTTCAACTTAA